ATTATTTTCATTAGAAGAACGTGTTGAATTTGTTCAAAAAGTCATAAATGACTTAAAATTAGATAACTGTAAGGTAGTGAGTGATCGTGGACTTGCTGTAGATTTTGCACAAAAGCTTGGATGCAGTGCCTTTGTTCGTGGTGTAAGAAGCAGTGCTGATTATGAATATGAAGTAGGACAAGCATCGATTAATAAGATGTTGAATGAAAAGATTGAGACACTCTTTCTCGTTGCTGCTCCTGATTTGGCACATATTTCTTCATCAATGGTTAAGGCAGTTGCTAGTTTTGGAGGAGATTTGTCGCAGTTTGTACCAAAACATGTCGAACATGCTCTGCGTTTAAAGTATCCAGTGCAAATTAAGGGAACAAAAATATAAAAGTGTGACGTATGTGAATTTATCACATGCGCCACACTTTTTATTACTCAACAGTTACAGATTTCGCAAGATTTCTAGGTTGATCAACATCACAACCTCTGAGGGAACTTGAACTATAAGCGAGGAGTTGAAGCGGTATCGCTGCCACAAAAGGCATCAAATCATCGTCAACATGAGGGATGTTGATTCGATGATCATATAACGATTCATCCGCAGCTAAATGTTCGGGTGCAATAAGAATCATTTTAGAATTTCTTGCACGTACTTCCTGCACATTGCTGAGCATTTTATCGAATACTTGTGATTGTGTCACAAGGGCGACGGTTAGAACGTCGTCAGTAATAAGTGAGATGGTTCCATGTTTTAGTTCTCCTGCTGGGTAACTTTCTGCATGGATGTAAGAGATCTCTTTTAATTTCAATGACCCTTCAAGGGCGATTGCATAATCAAGACCACGTCCAATAAAGAATGCATCTGTTACAGCAAGATATTCTTTCGCAATTTGATGAATTTCTTGACTGTTATGGATCAATGATTCAACAAAAGGAATGACTGTATTTGCATCTTTCATCGCGTTGTTTGTTAGTTTTTGAGTTAATTGATAGAGTGTTGCAAGTTGAGCTATGTATGCTTTGGTGCTTGCAACTGCTATTTCAGTTCCCGCATAGGTCATGATATACCGTGATGCTTCACGTTGAATGGATGATCCATAGACATTCACAACTGCGAGGGTTTTGATATCGTGATTGTTAGCAAGTCTTAAGGATGCTAATGAATCCGCTGTTTCCCCCGATTGTGATACGACGATTACAAGATCGTCTTTGTCTAAAATAGGGTCCATATAACGGAATTCACTTGCGACTTCAACATAGACACGTTTACGTGCATATTTTTCAATCCATTGTTTCGCAACCAACCCAGCATGCATTGCAGTTCCACATGCGACGATATGGATGTCATTGATATCTTGAAGGAATGCATCATCCAACTTCAATTCTTGGCTAAAAGTCGTTTTTAAGACTTCTGGTTGATCGTGAATTTCTTTTAGCATATATGTTTCGAATTCACCTTTATTTACGGCTGTTAGGCTCCAATCTGCCTCTTGAACTTCCTTATAAATCGGGATGAATGATGCGAGGTCATAGAATACTTGTGTATTTGATTGAATAATTGCCATTTCATCGTCTTCTAGGATGTAATAAGATTTCGTATAATCCAGAAGTGCAGACATATCCGATGCAATGAACGTTTCATTTTGCCCAACACCGATAATCAACGGACTTCCTTTACGGATGCAATATATTGTATCTTGATCCGATTTATCTAGAATCGCTATTGCATAAGATCCTTCTATTTTTTTGTGAAGTTCTTTTATTGCATCGAGCATTACATGTGTTTCTAATAAGGATTCAAGCAAGACTGCACATACTTCTGTATCTGTTTCAGATTTGAATGAATAGCCTTTGTTTAGTAGATCTTCTTTGAGTTCACTATAGTTTTCGATAATACCATTATGAACGAGTGTAATTTTTGATTTACCATGCGGATGGGCATTTTCTTGAGTGGGTTTCCCATGAGTAGCCCAACGTGTATGACCAATACCGATTGATGCATTTTTTATTGATTTTGTTAATGGTATAAGATTGTTAATTTTCCCTGTTGCTTTTTGGGTCTGCAAATTGCCGTCACTAAAAACTGCGATTCCACATGAATCGTAGCCGCGATAAGCCAAATGCGTTAGAC
This DNA window, taken from Erysipelothrix larvae, encodes the following:
- the coaD gene encoding pantetheine-phosphate adenylyltransferase — its product is MKVMITGSYDPITLGHIDIIKRASKLFDEVYVALLINENKVSLFSLEERVEFVQKVINDLKLDNCKVVSDRGLAVDFAQKLGCSAFVRGVRSSADYEYEVGQASINKMLNEKIETLFLVAAPDLAHISSSMVKAVASFGGDLSQFVPKHVEHALRLKYPVQIKGTKI
- the glmS gene encoding glutamine--fructose-6-phosphate transaminase (isomerizing) — encoded protein: MCGIIGYVGSRNAVDVLIDGLTHLAYRGYDSCGIAVFSDGNLQTQKATGKINNLIPLTKSIKNASIGIGHTRWATHGKPTQENAHPHGKSKITLVHNGIIENYSELKEDLLNKGYSFKSETDTEVCAVLLESLLETHVMLDAIKELHKKIEGSYAIAILDKSDQDTIYCIRKGSPLIIGVGQNETFIASDMSALLDYTKSYYILEDDEMAIIQSNTQVFYDLASFIPIYKEVQEADWSLTAVNKGEFETYMLKEIHDQPEVLKTTFSQELKLDDAFLQDINDIHIVACGTAMHAGLVAKQWIEKYARKRVYVEVASEFRYMDPILDKDDLVIVVSQSGETADSLASLRLANNHDIKTLAVVNVYGSSIQREASRYIMTYAGTEIAVASTKAYIAQLATLYQLTQKLTNNAMKDANTVIPFVESLIHNSQEIHQIAKEYLAVTDAFFIGRGLDYAIALEGSLKLKEISYIHAESYPAGELKHGTISLITDDVLTVALVTQSQVFDKMLSNVQEVRARNSKMILIAPEHLAADESLYDHRINIPHVDDDLMPFVAAIPLQLLAYSSSSLRGCDVDQPRNLAKSVTVE